The Geomonas ferrireducens DNA segment GGCAGATTTCCCCGCGGTCAACGAGCAGCTGGAGATCTGCGAGCTCTCCCTCGATCAGCTTCTCACCGCACAGCTTGAGACCTTCTCGTGGGCCGATAAGCTTAGTACTTCCCTCTGATTCACTCCTTGACACGCACCTTTCTTTTGATGTAACTTGTTTCGTCCCGCCAGACAAAGGGACGGAGCCGGCAGTTCAGGCTGCGCTCCACCGGCTACAAGCAGCAAGCCAGCCAGTACAAATCACCACAACAAAACCGCAACCAGGACTTGATGCCCGGCCACGCCGGTTCGGTCCGTATTGAGACGCCAAATGAAAATAACCGCGGTAATTCCCGCCAGGTATGCTTCTACGCGTTTTGAAGGTAAGGCATTGGCGGACATCATGGGGCGGCCCATGGTGCAGCATGTATATGAGCGCGCCTCCAAGGCGAAGCTCATTTCCGAGGTGATCGTCGCGACCGACGACGAGCGTATCGCCTCCGCGGTGCGGAACTTCGGCGGCAGGGTGGAGATGACCTCGGTTGAGCACGAGACCGGGACGGACCGTCTGGCCGAGGTGGCGGGAAGGCTTGATGCCGACATCATTGTGAACGTGCAGGGGGACGAACCCCTCATCGATCCGGCGATGATCGACCAGGCCATCGAGCCGATGCTCGAGGATGCCACGATCCCGATGGCTACCCTCAAATGCCGGATCAGGACCCTGCACGACTTCCTTTCTCCGAACGTGGTGAAGGTGGTTTCCGATCCGAAGGGGAACGTGCTCTATTTCTCGCGTTCGCCGCTTCCTTTTTTCCGGGACAAGTGGAACGATCTCAAGGACGACGCCTTTTGCTGCGGGAAGCTTCTGTGCTACAAGCACGTAGGCCTCTACGTCTATCGCAGGGAGTTTCTCCCGGTGTTCGCGGCGCTTCCGCCGAGCTACCTGGAGATGGCCGAGAAGCTCGAGCAGTTGCGCGTATTGGAAAACGGTTATCGCATCAAGGTCGTCGAGACCGAGTTCGAGTCGATAGGTGTGGACACCCCCGCCGACCTCGAGAAGGTGCTGGCCAAACTTAAAGGCTAACTGACGTTCAACGTTCAGCGTTCAGCGTTCAACGTTTTTAACGGCCTATATTTCTTTATCTACATCGTTTCAGCGCTTTGGGTTCCGTCACGTCGCTTGTATTTTCATGGGACGTCTCGTTGAACGTCGAACGTTGAACCTTGAACGTTTTTGTATCAAGTTCGCGCTTCAGGTTCCGTCAGGCAGCTCCCATTCATTTTACCGGGAGTCACGCTGAACGTTGAACGCTGAACGTTGAACGGTTTCCATTCGGAGGTTTTTTCAGTGAAGACAAAATTCATCTTTGTAACCGGCGGCGTTGTCTCCTCCATAGGTAAGGGACTCGCCGCCGCTTCTTTGGGCGCTCTGCTCGAGGCGAGGGGCCTTCGGGTCACCATCCAGAAGCTCGATCCGTACATCAACGTCGACCCCGGCACCATGTCGCCGTTCCAGCACGGCGAGGTCTTCGTAACCGACGACGGCGCCGAGACCGACCTCGACCTCGGTCACTACGAGCGCTACACCTCCAGCAAGCTCTCCAAAAAGAGCAACTTCACCACGGGTCAGGTCTACTTCTCGGTCATCGAGAAGGAGCGCCGCGGCGACTACCTGGGGGGCACCGTCCAGGTCATCCCGCACATCACCGACCAGATCAAGGCCAACATCCTCGAAAACGCGAAGGGTAACGACATCGCCATCGTCGAGATCGGCGGCACCGTGGGCGACATCGAATCGCTTCCCTTCCTCGAAGCGATCCGACAACTGAAAAGCGACCGCGGCCCCGGCAACGTCCTTTACCTGCACGTGACCCTGGTCCCCTACATCAGGACCGCCGGCGAGCTGAAGACCAAACCGACCCAGCACTCGGTCAAGGAGCTGCGCGAGATCGGCATCCAGCCGGACATCCTCTTGTGCCGCTGCGAGCAGGAACTTCCCCAGGACATGAAGGCGAAGATCGCTCTTTTCTGCAACGTCGAGGAAAAGGCGGTCATCACCTCCCGCGACGCCGAGCACATCTACGCCGTGCCGCTCGCGCTGAACCTCGAGGGGCTGGACGACCAGGTCGTTGAGAAGCTCAACATCTGGACCAAGGCGCCGGACCTGTCGCACTGGCAGCAGGTGGTTTCCAAGCTCACCAACCCCGCCTGCGGCGAGGTCAGCATCGCCGTGGTCGGCAAGTACGTCGACCTGAAGGAATCCTACAAGTCGCTCTCCGAAGCGCTCACCCACGGCGGCATCGCCAACGACTGCCGCGTAAACCTGGTCTACCTCGACTCCGAGAAGATCGAGGAAGAGGGGGCGGACAAGTTCCTGGCCGGCGTGGACGGCATCCTCGTTCCGGGCGGCTTCGGCGAGCGCGGCACCGAAGGGAAGATCAGGGCGATCGAGTACGCCCGCGTCAACAAGGTTCCCTTCTTCGGTATCTGCCTCGGCATGCAGATGGCCGCCGTCGAGTTCGGGCGTAACGTCTGCGGGCTTCCCGAAGCCTTCTCCAGCGAGTTCAAGCCGGCGTGCAAGAGCCCGGTGATCCACCTTATGGAAGAGCAGAAGGGGGTCGACAAGAAGGGGGGCACCATGCGTCTTGGCGCGTATCCCTGCTCTCTCGTCAAGGGGACCTTCGCGCAGAAGGCCTACGGCGCCACCGAGATCTCCGAGCGGCACCGTCATCGTTACGAGTTCAACAACACCTTCCGGGCCGCACTCGAGGAGAAGGGGATGATCATCTCCGGCATCTACAAGGAAGGGAACCTGGTGGAGATCATCGAGCTGCCCGACCATCCGTGGTTCCTGGGGTGCCAGTTCCACCCGGAATTCAAGTCCAAGCCGCTCAACCCGCACCCGCTCTTCAAGGCCTTCATCGGCGCCACCAGGGCACGCAAAGGGTAAAACAAAAACTAAAACAAAACCGATTCGAACAGGGATGAAGGGGATACAGGGGATAAAAGCATAAAAGCTTTTTCTCACGCAAAGACGCAAAGACGCAAAGAAAGACAATACTTGGGGTTAACCCAAAATCTTTTCGTCTTAAGGTTTTATCCCTTTCATCCCCTTCATCCCTGTTAATTGATTTTGTCTATCTGTTTAAGGTTTTCTTTGCGACTTTGCGTCTTTGCGTGACAGAGATTTTTTGCGTCTTTGTTTCGTTTTTATCCCGTTTATCCCCTTCATCCCTGTTAAAATGGTTTGGCTTTGACTTTCTTTAGGGCTTTGTGTCTTTGCGTGGCATCGTTTTTGGGTTTGAGATACAGGAGAAGTTATGACTCGTGAGATCGCTGTAGGTAACATCAAGATAGGTGGCAGCAGGCCGCTCGTGCTGGTAGCCGGCCCGTGCGTCATCGAGAACGAAGCCGCGACGCTGCGCCACGCCGAACGGCTCATGAGCATCTGCAACGGCGTAGACATCCCACTCATCTTCAAAGCCTCCTACGACAAGGCGAACCGCACCTCGGTCACCGCCTTCCGCGGCCCCGGCATGACCGAAGGTCTCAGGATACTCGCCAAGGTGAAGGAATCGCTCGGCGTTCCGGTGCTTTCCGATATCCATTCCATAGAACAGGTGGAACCGGCCGCGGACGTCCTCGACGTGCTGCAGATCCCCGCCTTTCTCTGCCGTCAGACCGACCTCCTGGTCGCCGCGGCGAAGACCGGCAAGGTGATCAACGTCAAGAAAGGGCAGTTTCTCGCCCCGTGGGACATGAAAAACGTCGTCGGCAAGCTTCGCTCTTGCGACAACGACAACATCATCCTCACCGAACGCGGCGCTTCCTTTGGCTACAACAACCTCGTCGTCGACATGCGCAGCTTCCCGATCATGCGTTCCACCGGTTTCCCGGTCATTTTCGATGCCACCCACAGCGTCCAGCTTCCGGGAGGAGAGGGGACCTCGTCCGGTGGTCAGCGCGAGTACGTGGAGTTTCTCTCCCGCGCCGCGGTAGCCGCCGGTGTGGACGGCGTTTTCATGGAAGTGCATGAGGAGCCCGAGCAGGCCCTTTGCGACGGGCCGAACTCCGTGCGTCTCGACGACCTCCCGGTGCTTCTGAAGAAACTGAAGGCGATCGACGCCATCGTGAAACAGTAAAACCGGCAAAGCAGAACCTATTCAAACAGGGATGAAGGGGATGCAGGGGATAAAGGCTTAAAACCTTTTTCTCACGCAAAGATGCAAAGGCGCAAAGAAAGACAAGACTTTTGGGTTAAACCAAAATCTTTTGTCTCTAGGTTTTATCCCTGTTAAACGATTTGCTTTCAGGTTTTCTTTGCGATTTTGCGTCTTTGCGTGAGCAGGTTTGAAGGTTTAACCTGTTAAATTGCTCTCAAGGTTTTGGTTTTAGCTTAAGGAGTCCATTTTGATTTTAGAAGAAGCAAAAAGGGTGATCCGCGTCGAGGCAGAGGCGCTTTTGAACCTCGAGTCCTCCATCGACCAGGCCTTTGAGCAGGCCGTGCAGATGATACTCAACACCCAGGGGCGCGTCGTCGTCACCGGTATGGGCAAGTCCGGCCTCATCGGCCAGAAAATCGCCTCCACCATGGCCTCCACCGGAACCCCCGCCTTCTTCCTGCACCCCGCGGAAGGGATTCACGGCGACCTCGGCATGATCATGAAGGGGGACGTGGTAATCGCCATCTCCAACTCCGGTGAAACCGACGAGGTGGTGCGCATCCTCCCGATCATCAAGCGCCTGGGTGCGTCGCTCATCGCCATGGCCGGCAACCCCAACTCCACCCTCGCCAAAAGCGGCGATATCTTCCTCGACATCTCCGTGAAGGAAGAAGCCTGCCCGCTGGGGCTCGCGCCCACCGCATCCACCACCGTTACCCTCGCCATGGGGGACGCCATTGCCGTAGCGCTGCTGGTGAGCCGCGGTTTCCGGGCCGAAGACTTCGCCATGTTCCATCCCGGCGGGGCGCTTGGGCGCAGACTCCTTTTGAAAGTAGAAGACATCATGCATTCCGGCGAAGGGCTTCCGCTTGTCGCCGCCGACACGCTGATGCGCGAGGCGCTCTTCACCATCACCTCCAAGGGGCTGGGTATCACCGGTGTCACCTCAGCCGACGGTGCGCTGATCGGTGTCATCACCGACGGGGATCTGCGTCGTGCCCTCAGCAAAGGGCTCGACATCATCAACCTTCCCGCGTCCGACCTGATGAAGGTAGGGCCCAAGCGGATCCGTCGCGACGAACTGGCGGCCCGTGCGTTGCAGCAGATGGAGCAGTACTCCATCACCTCCCTTTTCGTGTTTGCCGACGACGAAGACACCAAGCCCTTGGGCATCGTGCACCTGCACGATCTTCTGAAGGCCGGGATAGCATAAAAACCGATTCGAACAGGGATGAAGGGGATACAGGGGATAAGGCTTAAAACCTTTTCTCACGCAAAGCCGCAAAGGCGCAAAGACAAGCAGCACAAACAAAAGATTTTGGTTTAACCCCAAAAAGCTTCTCGATTTTAAGATTTACTTTGCGACTTTGCGTCTTTGCGTGACCAGATTCTGTTTGGTTTTATCCCTTTTATCCCCTTCATCCCTGTTAAAATTGTTTTGCTTTTGATTTTTTGCGCCTTTGCGTGACGAAGGTTTTGCGAGGTTCTCATGGAAGACAGACTGAAAAAGATCAAGCTGCTTATCCTCGACGTCGACGGCGTCCTTACCGACGGGCGCATCATCTTCGACTCCAACGGCGTGGAGAGCAAGTTCTTCAACGTAAAAGACGGCCATGGCATCAAGATGCTGCAGCGCTCCGGCATAGAAGTAGGCATCATCTCCGGGCGTGAGTCCCAGGTGGTGTACAACCGCGCTGTCGAGCTCGGAATCGGCCAGGTGTACCAGAAGTCGCTGGACAAACTGGTCCCGTACCGCCAGATGCTGGAGGCAACCGGGGTGTCCGACGAGGAAGTCGCCTTCATGGGGGACGACGTCATCGACATCCCGCTCCTGAAGAGGGTAGGCTTCGCAGCGGCCCCCGCCGACGCGGTGCCCGAGGTACTTCCCTTCGCCCAATTCGTCGCCAAGAACCGCGGTGGCTGGGGGGCGGTGCGCGAGGTGTGCGATCTCATCCTGAAGGCCCAGGGGACGTGGGATGCCGTCACTTCAAGGTACTATGTCTGATGTGACGCAAATTTAGATCGACAAGACCAAAATAAGAACAGGAAAAGGAATGTCAATATTCAGA contains these protein-coding regions:
- the kdsA gene encoding 3-deoxy-8-phosphooctulonate synthase yields the protein MTREIAVGNIKIGGSRPLVLVAGPCVIENEAATLRHAERLMSICNGVDIPLIFKASYDKANRTSVTAFRGPGMTEGLRILAKVKESLGVPVLSDIHSIEQVEPAADVLDVLQIPAFLCRQTDLLVAAAKTGKVINVKKGQFLAPWDMKNVVGKLRSCDNDNIILTERGASFGYNNLVVDMRSFPIMRSTGFPVIFDATHSVQLPGGEGTSSGGQREYVEFLSRAAVAAGVDGVFMEVHEEPEQALCDGPNSVRLDDLPVLLKKLKAIDAIVKQ
- a CDS encoding KpsF/GutQ family sugar-phosphate isomerase, with the protein product MILEEAKRVIRVEAEALLNLESSIDQAFEQAVQMILNTQGRVVVTGMGKSGLIGQKIASTMASTGTPAFFLHPAEGIHGDLGMIMKGDVVIAISNSGETDEVVRILPIIKRLGASLIAMAGNPNSTLAKSGDIFLDISVKEEACPLGLAPTASTTVTLAMGDAIAVALLVSRGFRAEDFAMFHPGGALGRRLLLKVEDIMHSGEGLPLVAADTLMREALFTITSKGLGITGVTSADGALIGVITDGDLRRALSKGLDIINLPASDLMKVGPKRIRRDELAARALQQMEQYSITSLFVFADDEDTKPLGIVHLHDLLKAGIA
- a CDS encoding KdsC family phosphatase encodes the protein MEDRLKKIKLLILDVDGVLTDGRIIFDSNGVESKFFNVKDGHGIKMLQRSGIEVGIISGRESQVVYNRAVELGIGQVYQKSLDKLVPYRQMLEATGVSDEEVAFMGDDVIDIPLLKRVGFAAAPADAVPEVLPFAQFVAKNRGGWGAVREVCDLILKAQGTWDAVTSRYYV
- the kdsB gene encoding 3-deoxy-manno-octulosonate cytidylyltransferase, producing MKITAVIPARYASTRFEGKALADIMGRPMVQHVYERASKAKLISEVIVATDDERIASAVRNFGGRVEMTSVEHETGTDRLAEVAGRLDADIIVNVQGDEPLIDPAMIDQAIEPMLEDATIPMATLKCRIRTLHDFLSPNVVKVVSDPKGNVLYFSRSPLPFFRDKWNDLKDDAFCCGKLLCYKHVGLYVYRREFLPVFAALPPSYLEMAEKLEQLRVLENGYRIKVVETEFESIGVDTPADLEKVLAKLKG
- a CDS encoding CTP synthase — protein: MKTKFIFVTGGVVSSIGKGLAAASLGALLEARGLRVTIQKLDPYINVDPGTMSPFQHGEVFVTDDGAETDLDLGHYERYTSSKLSKKSNFTTGQVYFSVIEKERRGDYLGGTVQVIPHITDQIKANILENAKGNDIAIVEIGGTVGDIESLPFLEAIRQLKSDRGPGNVLYLHVTLVPYIRTAGELKTKPTQHSVKELREIGIQPDILLCRCEQELPQDMKAKIALFCNVEEKAVITSRDAEHIYAVPLALNLEGLDDQVVEKLNIWTKAPDLSHWQQVVSKLTNPACGEVSIAVVGKYVDLKESYKSLSEALTHGGIANDCRVNLVYLDSEKIEEEGADKFLAGVDGILVPGGFGERGTEGKIRAIEYARVNKVPFFGICLGMQMAAVEFGRNVCGLPEAFSSEFKPACKSPVIHLMEEQKGVDKKGGTMRLGAYPCSLVKGTFAQKAYGATEISERHRHRYEFNNTFRAALEEKGMIISGIYKEGNLVEIIELPDHPWFLGCQFHPEFKSKPLNPHPLFKAFIGATRARKG